One part of the Streptomyces nigra genome encodes these proteins:
- the ccsB gene encoding c-type cytochrome biogenesis protein CcsB, which produces MTLAAATDLAAATNENLASISNTLIYSSMAVYTLAFFAYIAEWLLGSRSKVGRTAAALTPAKSAKAAEAPAVTVTKGGSTAVLERPKVVVRAAAGQRDVPDGPGAHGGDEQGDLYGRIAISLTVLAFLVEFGGVVTRALSVQRAPWGNMYEFNITFSTVAVGVYLGLLALKKNVRWLGLFLITTVLLDLGLAVTVLYTASDQLVPALHSYWLYIHVSTAIFCGAVFYVGAVSTLLYLFKDSYENKLASGGKPGRFANSVLDRLPASASLDKFSYRVNAAVFPLWTFTIIAGAIWAGDAWGRYWGWDPKETWSFITWVAYACYLHARATAGWKGRKAAYLALIAFGCWLFNYYGVNIFVSGKHSYAGV; this is translated from the coding sequence GTGACTCTCGCCGCCGCAACCGATCTGGCCGCCGCCACCAACGAGAACCTGGCCAGCATCAGCAACACGCTGATCTACTCGTCGATGGCCGTCTACACCCTGGCCTTCTTCGCGTACATCGCCGAATGGCTCCTCGGCAGCCGCAGCAAGGTCGGCCGCACGGCCGCCGCGCTCACCCCGGCCAAGTCCGCCAAGGCCGCCGAGGCGCCCGCCGTAACCGTGACCAAGGGCGGCTCCACGGCCGTACTGGAACGGCCGAAGGTCGTCGTACGGGCCGCGGCCGGACAGCGGGACGTGCCGGACGGGCCCGGCGCGCACGGCGGGGACGAGCAGGGCGACCTCTACGGGCGTATCGCCATCTCGCTCACCGTCCTCGCGTTCCTCGTCGAGTTCGGCGGAGTGGTCACGCGGGCCCTGTCGGTGCAGCGGGCGCCGTGGGGCAACATGTACGAGTTCAACATCACCTTCTCCACGGTCGCCGTCGGCGTGTACCTGGGGCTGCTGGCGCTGAAGAAGAACGTGCGCTGGCTCGGGCTGTTCCTGATCACCACGGTCCTCCTCGATCTCGGCCTCGCCGTCACTGTCTTGTACACCGCCAGTGACCAGTTGGTTCCCGCCCTTCACTCGTACTGGCTGTACATCCACGTCTCCACGGCGATCTTCTGCGGCGCGGTGTTCTACGTCGGTGCCGTCTCCACGCTGCTGTACCTGTTCAAGGACAGCTACGAGAACAAGCTCGCGAGCGGCGGCAAGCCGGGCCGCTTCGCGAACTCGGTCCTGGACCGGCTGCCCGCCTCGGCGTCCCTGGACAAGTTCTCCTACCGCGTCAACGCCGCCGTCTTCCCGCTGTGGACGTTCACGATCATCGCGGGCGCCATCTGGGCGGGCGACGCCTGGGGCCGCTACTGGGGCTGGGACCCCAAGGAGACCTGGTCCTTCATCACCTGGGTCGCCTACGCCTGCTATCTGCACGCCCGCGCCACCGCCGGCTGGAAGGGCCGCAAGGCCGCCTACCTGGCCCTGATCGCCTTCGGCTGCTGGCTCTTCAACTACTACGGCGTCAACATCTTCGTCTCCGGCAAGCACTCCTACGCCGGCGTCTGA
- a CDS encoding SRPBCC family protein, with the protein MTGSVEQGTSQTHGNTHILHFLVRLPRPMAAVWPFLATADGLASWCTPVDALEPRLGGTVDLGELGSGRITAWDVDRVAEYTGDRGRIRFHLERDGEDGAALRFTHEFQGEAETEQRWRSRFERLIERLEHA; encoded by the coding sequence ATGACCGGTTCGGTAGAACAGGGCACCAGCCAGACCCACGGGAACACGCACATCCTGCACTTCCTGGTGCGGCTGCCCCGTCCGATGGCCGCCGTCTGGCCCTTTCTGGCGACCGCCGACGGCCTCGCGTCCTGGTGCACCCCGGTCGACGCGCTCGAACCCCGGCTCGGCGGCACGGTCGACCTGGGCGAGCTGGGCAGCGGGCGGATCACCGCCTGGGACGTGGACCGGGTCGCCGAGTACACGGGGGACCGCGGCCGCATCCGGTTCCACCTGGAACGGGACGGCGAGGACGGGGCCGCGCTGCGCTTCACCCACGAGTTCCAGGGCGAGGCCGAGACGGAGCAGCGCTGGCGCTCCCGCTTCGAGCGGCTCATCGAGCGCCTGGAACACGCCTAA
- a CDS encoding nucleoside deaminase yields the protein MDQGLARRWLGTALAQARAGLAEGGIPIGAALYGADGTLLGRGNNRRVQDGDPSLHAETAAFRAAGRQRSYRGTTMVTTLSPCWYCSGLVRQFGISRVVIGEAVTFSGGHEWLAEHGVEIVLLDDPECVALMRDFVARHPDLWNEDIGE from the coding sequence ATGGATCAGGGACTGGCGCGGCGGTGGCTCGGGACCGCGCTCGCGCAGGCGCGGGCCGGGCTCGCCGAGGGCGGCATCCCCATCGGGGCCGCCCTGTACGGGGCGGACGGGACGCTGCTCGGGCGGGGCAACAACCGGCGGGTGCAGGACGGCGACCCCTCGCTGCACGCGGAGACGGCCGCGTTCCGGGCGGCGGGCCGGCAGCGGTCGTACCGGGGCACGACGATGGTGACGACGCTGTCGCCGTGCTGGTACTGCTCGGGGCTGGTCCGGCAGTTCGGCATCTCGCGAGTGGTGATCGGCGAGGCGGTCACGTTCTCGGGCGGGCACGAGTGGCTGGCCGAGCACGGCGTGGAGATCGTGCTCCTCGACGATCCCGAGTGCGTGGCCTTGATGCGTGACTTCGTCGCCCGTCATCCCGATCTGTGGAACGAGGACATCGGGGAGTGA
- a CDS encoding HAD domain-containing protein: protein MRPLLHLDVDGPLNPYAAKPHRRPDGYTTHRMKPESWVARQRYTPAHRVKPLRVWLHPGHGPRLREPAERYELVWATTWGAEANRFIAPVLGLPDLPVVEWPPGTSRERTDGPFWKTGPLVEHARGRPFAWVDDELGPADEDFVAARHEGPALLLRIDARLGLREADFVALGVFAGRPTR from the coding sequence GTGCGCCCCTTGCTCCACCTCGACGTCGACGGCCCGCTGAACCCGTACGCCGCCAAGCCCCACCGCCGGCCGGACGGCTACACGACACACCGGATGAAGCCCGAGAGCTGGGTCGCCCGGCAGCGGTACACCCCCGCCCACCGGGTGAAGCCCCTGCGGGTGTGGCTGCACCCCGGGCACGGCCCCCGGCTGCGGGAGCCGGCCGAGCGGTACGAGCTGGTGTGGGCGACCACCTGGGGCGCGGAGGCGAACCGCTTCATCGCGCCGGTCCTCGGCCTGCCCGACCTCCCTGTGGTCGAGTGGCCGCCCGGCACGAGCCGCGAGCGGACCGACGGACCCTTCTGGAAGACCGGGCCGCTCGTCGAGCACGCCCGGGGGCGGCCCTTCGCGTGGGTCGACGACGAACTGGGCCCGGCGGACGAGGACTTCGTCGCCGCTCGGCACGAAGGGCCGGCGCTGTTGCTCCGGATCGATGCCCGACTCGGGCTGCGGGAGGCGGACTTCGTGGCCCTGGGTGTCTTCGCCGGTCGGCCGACCAGGTAA
- a CDS encoding PLD nuclease N-terminal domain-containing protein, whose translation MLRVLMFLVPLALSVYAFIDCISTEEKDIRHMPKPLWAILVLVFPLVGSISWLIAGKRRSPAADGWSGVRDRRRQQWVAPDDNPDFLKSLGEDGKTRDEDEDGTKRDEP comes from the coding sequence ATGCTCCGGGTGCTGATGTTCCTCGTGCCACTGGCGCTGAGCGTGTACGCGTTCATCGACTGCATCAGCACGGAGGAAAAGGACATCCGCCACATGCCCAAGCCGCTGTGGGCGATCCTCGTGCTCGTCTTCCCGCTGGTCGGCTCGATCTCGTGGCTGATCGCGGGCAAGAGGCGCAGCCCGGCCGCCGACGGCTGGTCGGGCGTACGGGACCGCCGGCGGCAGCAGTGGGTGGCGCCCGACGACAACCCGGACTTCCTGAAGTCCCTGGGCGAGGACGGGAAGACGCGCGACGAGGACGAGGACGGCACCAAGCGCGACGAGCCCTGA
- a CDS encoding menaquinone biosynthesis decarboxylase has product MAYDDLRSLLRALEREGDLKRVKAEVDPYLEVGEIVDRVQKSGGPALLFENVKGSDMPLAMNVFGTDRRLLKALGLKSYADISDKIGGLLKPELPHGFVGVREAFGKLGAMTHVPPKKVKDGPVQEVVLTGDDVDLDRLPALFTWPKDGGSFFNLGLTHTKDPETGVRNLGLYRLQRHDKRTIGMHWQIHKDSRNHYQVAARRGERLPVAIAFGCPPAVSYASTAPLPGDIDEYLFAGFLAGKRIEMVDCKTVPLQVPAQAEVVIEGWLEPGEMLPEGPFGDHTGFYTPQEPFPALTIDCVTMRKRPLLQSIVVGRPPTEDGPLGRATERFFLPLLKIIVPDIVDYHLPEAGGFHNCAIVSIDKKYPKHAQKVMHAVWGAHMMSLTKLIVVVDSDCDVHDLHEVAWRALGNTDYARDLTVVEGPVDHLDHASYQQFWGGKAGIDATRKWPEEGYTRDGGWPDMVESDPETAAKVDRRWKEYGL; this is encoded by the coding sequence ATGGCTTACGACGATCTTCGATCCCTGCTCCGGGCCCTGGAGCGGGAAGGCGACCTCAAGCGCGTGAAGGCGGAGGTCGATCCGTACCTGGAGGTCGGGGAGATCGTCGACCGGGTGCAGAAGTCCGGCGGCCCCGCCCTGCTCTTCGAGAACGTGAAGGGCTCCGACATGCCCCTCGCGATGAACGTCTTCGGCACGGACCGGCGCCTGCTGAAGGCCCTGGGCCTGAAGTCGTACGCCGACATCTCGGACAAGATCGGCGGGCTGCTCAAGCCCGAGCTGCCGCACGGGTTCGTCGGGGTCCGCGAGGCCTTCGGCAAGCTCGGCGCGATGACCCACGTCCCGCCGAAGAAGGTCAAGGACGGCCCTGTCCAGGAGGTCGTGCTCACCGGCGACGACGTCGACCTGGACCGGCTGCCCGCGCTCTTCACCTGGCCCAAGGACGGCGGCTCCTTCTTCAACCTGGGCCTGACGCACACCAAGGACCCCGAGACGGGCGTCCGCAACCTCGGTCTGTACCGCCTCCAGCGCCACGACAAGCGCACCATCGGCATGCACTGGCAGATCCACAAGGACAGCCGCAACCACTACCAGGTGGCGGCCCGCAGGGGCGAGCGGCTGCCCGTCGCGATCGCCTTCGGCTGCCCGCCCGCCGTCAGCTACGCCTCCACCGCCCCGCTGCCCGGCGACATCGACGAGTACCTGTTCGCCGGGTTCCTCGCGGGCAAGCGGATCGAGATGGTCGACTGCAAGACCGTTCCGCTCCAGGTCCCCGCGCAGGCCGAGGTCGTGATCGAGGGCTGGCTGGAGCCGGGCGAGATGCTCCCGGAGGGCCCCTTCGGCGACCACACCGGCTTCTACACGCCGCAGGAGCCCTTCCCGGCGCTCACCATCGACTGCGTCACCATGCGCAAGCGGCCGCTGCTCCAGTCCATCGTCGTGGGCCGCCCGCCCACCGAGGACGGGCCGCTGGGCCGGGCGACGGAACGCTTCTTCCTGCCCCTGCTGAAGATCATCGTCCCGGACATCGTGGACTACCACCTGCCCGAGGCCGGCGGCTTCCACAACTGCGCGATCGTCTCGATCGACAAGAAGTACCCCAAGCACGCCCAGAAGGTCATGCACGCGGTCTGGGGCGCCCACATGATGTCCCTGACCAAGCTGATCGTGGTCGTCGACTCCGACTGCGACGTCCACGATCTGCACGAGGTCGCCTGGCGGGCCCTGGGCAACACCGACTACGCCCGGGACCTCACGGTCGTCGAAGGCCCCGTCGACCATCTCGACCACGCCTCCTACCAGCAGTTCTGGGGCGGCAAGGCCGGCATCGACGCCACCCGCAAGTGGCCCGAGGAGGGCTACACCCGCGACGGCGGCTGGCCGGACATGGTGGAGTCCGACCCGGAGACGGCGGCGAAGGTCGACCGCCGCTGGAAGGAGTACGGCCTGTGA